One part of the Prochlorococcus marinus str. MIT 9313 genome encodes these proteins:
- the clpP gene encoding ATP-dependent Clp endopeptidase proteolytic subunit ClpP, producing MIDSYCYHPIHNRWQGIRPVSSPGILPTVVEQSGRGERAFDIYSRLLRERIIFLGTGVDDQVADALVAQMLFLEAEDPEKDIQIYINSPGGSVTAGLAIYDTMQQVAPDVVTICYGLAASMGAFLLCGGTKGKRLALPNARIMIHQPLGGAQGQAVDIEIQAKEILFLKETLNGLLAEHTGQPLNKIAEDTDRDHFLSPAKAVEYGLIDRVVDSLTGGGIVKEG from the coding sequence GTGATCGATTCCTACTGCTACCACCCCATCCACAATCGCTGGCAAGGCATTCGTCCTGTCTCATCACCAGGGATCCTGCCCACAGTGGTGGAACAGTCGGGCCGTGGGGAACGGGCATTCGACATTTACTCGCGCTTGCTACGTGAGCGAATCATTTTTCTTGGCACTGGTGTCGACGATCAAGTAGCAGATGCCCTCGTTGCTCAGATGCTCTTCCTTGAAGCCGAAGATCCCGAAAAGGACATCCAGATCTATATCAACTCCCCAGGTGGTTCAGTGACCGCTGGTTTGGCTATCTATGACACCATGCAGCAGGTCGCTCCAGACGTCGTGACCATCTGTTATGGCCTTGCTGCCAGCATGGGGGCTTTCCTTCTCTGCGGAGGTACCAAAGGCAAGCGACTGGCACTACCCAATGCACGGATCATGATTCATCAGCCCCTGGGTGGTGCCCAGGGCCAAGCAGTAGACATCGAAATCCAGGCTAAAGAGATCCTCTTCTTAAAAGAAACCCTCAACGGCCTTCTCGCCGAGCACACTGGCCAACCCCTCAACAAAATCGCTGAAGACACTGACCGCGACCACTTCCTTTCTCCAGCAAAAGCGGTTGAATACGGACTGATCGATCGGGTTGTGGATAGCCTCACAGGCGGTGGAATCGTTAAGGAAGGGTGA
- the tig gene encoding trigger factor produces MSATALQVKTTQKPNSRLAVEVAVPAERCQANYEAAVTRLSRTTNLPGFRKGKVPRAVLLQQIGPVRIRATALESLVDAVWREVLEQESIEPLCEPELSGGFDALLESFQPSEALTLTLETDVTPTPKLKATKGLQAEAEVVTFDPSKVDELIEQSRKQLATLVPVESRPAAIGDIAVVSFSGTYDDDGSAIEGGSSDSMDVDLEDGQMIPGFVEGIIGMNLGDEKTVDCHFPDDYSKEDARGRKASFVINLKELKTRELPDLDDAFAQQSSDKATLEELRNDLEQRLQEDAKRRDRSNRHDALLEALTEQLEVDLPNTLVQQEIRNLVEQTASQFAQQGMDVKSMFTPELVRSLMESSRPEAEERLRRSFALTALAESEDLKIEESEISAKVKEVSRELSGERDIDPARLRQAVSDDLLKDKLLDWLEDNSTITEKVLESEAKTSKPAAKSKGSKTKSTKTKTNKANTEKPASDKSKS; encoded by the coding sequence ATGAGTGCCACAGCACTACAGGTCAAAACCACGCAGAAACCCAATAGTCGGCTTGCTGTCGAAGTAGCGGTACCAGCAGAGCGCTGCCAGGCCAACTATGAGGCCGCTGTCACCCGCTTAAGCCGCACCACCAATCTTCCAGGCTTCCGCAAAGGGAAAGTTCCGCGTGCCGTTCTGCTGCAACAGATCGGCCCGGTAAGAATCCGTGCAACAGCCTTGGAATCGCTCGTTGATGCTGTCTGGCGTGAAGTCCTCGAACAAGAATCAATCGAGCCACTTTGCGAACCCGAACTCAGTGGCGGCTTTGACGCTCTTCTTGAAAGCTTTCAGCCCAGCGAGGCACTGACCCTCACCCTTGAGACAGACGTCACCCCAACCCCAAAACTTAAGGCCACCAAAGGGCTACAAGCCGAAGCAGAAGTGGTGACTTTCGATCCCAGCAAGGTCGATGAATTGATCGAACAATCCCGCAAACAACTAGCCACCCTTGTACCCGTCGAAAGTCGCCCAGCAGCAATCGGCGATATCGCTGTGGTTAGTTTCAGCGGCACCTACGACGACGACGGCAGCGCAATCGAAGGCGGAAGTAGTGACTCCATGGATGTCGATCTTGAAGATGGACAAATGATCCCCGGCTTCGTGGAAGGGATTATCGGTATGAACTTGGGCGATGAGAAAACTGTTGATTGCCACTTCCCAGACGATTACTCGAAAGAAGATGCTCGCGGCCGTAAAGCCAGCTTTGTAATCAACCTCAAAGAGCTCAAAACCCGCGAGTTACCTGATCTTGACGATGCCTTCGCCCAGCAGTCCAGTGACAAAGCAACTCTTGAGGAACTTCGCAACGATCTAGAACAACGTCTTCAGGAAGACGCAAAGCGTCGTGATCGCAGCAATCGTCACGACGCACTGCTGGAAGCATTGACTGAGCAGCTGGAAGTAGATCTACCAAACACCCTTGTGCAGCAAGAGATACGCAACCTTGTTGAACAAACTGCCAGCCAATTCGCTCAACAGGGAATGGACGTGAAATCCATGTTCACCCCAGAGCTTGTGCGTTCCTTGATGGAATCATCACGCCCAGAAGCCGAAGAGCGGCTAAGACGCAGTTTTGCCCTCACTGCACTAGCTGAAAGCGAAGATCTCAAAATAGAAGAGAGTGAAATCAGCGCCAAGGTCAAGGAAGTAAGCCGCGAGCTTTCTGGCGAACGCGATATTGACCCGGCAAGGTTGCGTCAAGCTGTTAGCGACGACTTACTCAAAGACAAATTGCTGGACTGGCTCGAAGACAACAGCACCATTACCGAAAAGGTACTTGAAAGCGAGGCAAAAACCAGTAAGCCCGCTGCAAAATCCAAAGGCAGCAAAACTAAATCCACAAAAACCAAGACCAACAAAGCCAACACTGAAAAACCTGCCTCGGACAAAAGCAAGTCCTGA
- the dapA gene encoding 4-hydroxy-tetrahydrodipicolinate synthase, whose translation MSSAAELSPTPFGRLLTAMVTPFDADGCVDLALAGRLARYLVDEGSDGLVVCGTTGESPTLSWQEQHQLLGVVRQAVGPGVKVLAGTGSNSTAEAIEATTQAAAVGADGALVVVPYYNKPPQEGLEAHFRAIAQAAPELPLMLYNIPGRTGCSLAPATVARLMECPNVVSFKAASGTTDEVTQLRLQCGSKLAVYSGDDGLLLPMLSVGAVGVVSVASHLVGRRLKAMIEAYLNGQGALALSYHEQLQPLFKALFVTTNPIPVKAALELSGWPVGSPRLPLLPLDPVMRDALSNTLTALCQT comes from the coding sequence ATGAGCTCTGCTGCTGAGTTGTCTCCAACTCCTTTTGGCCGTTTGCTGACGGCCATGGTCACACCTTTTGACGCTGATGGATGCGTTGATCTGGCTTTGGCTGGTCGTCTTGCTCGCTATCTCGTGGATGAGGGATCTGATGGGCTGGTTGTCTGCGGCACAACTGGGGAATCGCCCACTCTGAGCTGGCAGGAGCAGCATCAATTGCTTGGGGTGGTCCGTCAGGCAGTGGGGCCAGGCGTGAAGGTTCTTGCCGGTACTGGTAGCAATAGCACCGCTGAGGCGATAGAGGCCACCACTCAGGCAGCTGCGGTGGGTGCTGATGGGGCATTGGTGGTTGTTCCTTATTACAACAAGCCTCCGCAGGAAGGTCTTGAAGCCCATTTCAGGGCTATTGCCCAGGCTGCCCCTGAGTTGCCGCTGATGCTTTACAACATTCCTGGGCGGACTGGCTGTTCGCTTGCTCCAGCAACAGTTGCAAGGTTGATGGAATGTCCGAATGTGGTGAGTTTCAAAGCCGCCAGTGGCACCACGGATGAAGTGACGCAGTTGAGGTTGCAGTGTGGTTCAAAATTGGCTGTTTACAGCGGCGACGATGGCTTGCTTTTGCCCATGTTGTCGGTGGGGGCTGTTGGGGTGGTGAGTGTCGCAAGTCACCTTGTAGGTCGTCGGCTGAAGGCGATGATTGAGGCCTATCTCAATGGTCAGGGTGCTCTTGCCCTCAGTTATCACGAGCAGTTGCAACCTTTGTTCAAGGCTCTATTTGTTACCACCAATCCGATTCCTGTTAAAGCAGCCCTCGAGCTCAGCGGTTGGCCGGTCGGATCCCCCCGCCTCCCTTTGCTTCCTCTTGATCCCGTGATGCGAGATGCTCTTTCAAACACCTTGACTGCCTTGTGTCAGACCTGA
- a CDS encoding ribonuclease J produces the protein MTSSSTISRSTSSRDGKAKEPCLRVIPLGGLHEIGKNTCVFEYGDDIMMVDAGLAFPSDGMHGVNVVMPDTSYLRENQKRIRGMIVTHGHEDHIGGIPHHLKHFNIPVIYGPRLAMSMLQGKMEEAGVTDRTTIQTVSPRDVVKVGQHFSVEFIRNTHSMADSFSLAITTPVGSVIFTGDFKFDHTPVDGENFDMARLAHHGEQGVLCLFSDSTNAEVPGFCPPERSVFPALDRHISQADGRVIITTFASSIHRVSMILELALKNGRKVGLLGRSMLNVIAKARELGYMRAPDDLFVPIKQIRDMPDRETLLLMTGSQGEPLAALSRISRGEHQHVQVKNSDTIIFSASPIPGNTISVVNTIDRLMMLGAKVVYGKGEGIHVSGHGFQEDHKLMLALTKPKFFVPVHGEHRMLICHSKTAQSMGVASENILILDNGDVVQLSADSISKGDSVKAGIELLDASRNGIVDARVLKERQQLAEDGVVTVLAAISTDGVMVAPPRVNLRGVVTAADPRKMSIWTEREISWVLENRWKQFSRQTDGKTPEVDWMGLQREVEVGLGRRMRRELQVEPLLLCLVQPAPGGTPAYKGMADAEPEDRSVTRNRGDRDLASNGRRTPAAAPVKVAAAVSATSTTKKVADQANVKTQSEPESAEVPSGRTRRRRSAAA, from the coding sequence ATGACGTCTAGTTCCACCATTTCCAGATCCACCTCTTCTAGAGACGGTAAAGCCAAAGAGCCCTGCTTACGAGTGATTCCCCTTGGTGGGCTCCATGAGATTGGCAAGAACACCTGCGTGTTCGAGTACGGCGACGACATCATGATGGTGGATGCTGGCCTGGCATTTCCCAGTGATGGAATGCATGGCGTCAATGTGGTGATGCCAGACACCAGTTATCTACGCGAGAACCAAAAGCGCATCCGCGGCATGATCGTGACCCATGGTCATGAAGATCATATTGGTGGGATTCCTCATCACCTCAAGCACTTCAATATTCCAGTGATCTATGGCCCGCGTCTGGCCATGTCAATGCTCCAGGGAAAGATGGAAGAGGCTGGTGTTACAGACCGCACCACGATCCAGACCGTGAGTCCACGGGATGTAGTCAAGGTTGGACAACACTTTTCGGTGGAATTTATCCGCAATACCCACTCGATGGCAGATAGCTTTTCGCTTGCCATCACCACTCCTGTTGGCTCGGTGATCTTCACAGGAGACTTCAAGTTTGACCATACTCCTGTGGATGGTGAAAATTTTGATATGGCTCGCCTTGCACATCACGGCGAGCAAGGTGTTTTGTGTTTGTTCAGTGATTCAACCAATGCTGAGGTGCCTGGCTTCTGTCCACCTGAGCGATCGGTATTTCCTGCTTTAGATCGCCATATTTCTCAAGCTGATGGCCGAGTGATTATCACAACTTTTGCGAGCTCTATTCACCGCGTTTCAATGATTTTGGAGCTGGCTTTAAAGAATGGACGAAAAGTTGGTTTGCTTGGGCGATCGATGCTCAATGTGATCGCTAAGGCGCGTGAACTTGGCTATATGCGTGCTCCTGATGATCTGTTCGTACCGATCAAACAGATTCGTGATATGCCTGATCGTGAGACTCTGTTGTTGATGACAGGGAGTCAGGGCGAGCCGTTGGCTGCTTTAAGTCGCATCTCACGCGGTGAGCATCAACATGTGCAGGTCAAGAACTCTGACACGATTATCTTTTCGGCGAGTCCGATTCCGGGTAATACGATCTCAGTTGTTAATACCATCGACCGCTTGATGATGCTTGGAGCCAAGGTGGTCTATGGCAAGGGAGAGGGTATCCATGTTTCTGGGCATGGCTTCCAGGAGGATCACAAGTTGATGCTGGCTTTAACAAAGCCAAAGTTTTTTGTGCCTGTACATGGTGAGCATCGCATGCTTATTTGCCACAGTAAGACTGCGCAGTCGATGGGCGTAGCAAGCGAAAATATTTTGATTCTTGATAATGGTGATGTTGTTCAACTTTCAGCTGATTCGATTAGTAAAGGAGACTCAGTAAAAGCAGGAATTGAACTTCTTGATGCTTCTCGCAATGGCATTGTTGATGCTCGTGTTTTGAAAGAGCGCCAGCAACTTGCTGAAGATGGTGTTGTCACTGTGTTGGCTGCAATCAGTACCGATGGAGTGATGGTTGCACCGCCAAGAGTGAACTTGCGAGGTGTTGTGACCGCTGCTGACCCCCGCAAGATGTCGATTTGGACTGAACGGGAAATAAGCTGGGTGTTGGAAAACCGCTGGAAGCAGTTTTCTCGTCAAACAGATGGCAAAACTCCTGAAGTCGATTGGATGGGTTTGCAGCGAGAAGTGGAAGTGGGTTTGGGTCGTCGAATGCGTCGTGAGTTGCAAGTTGAGCCCTTGCTTCTGTGCCTAGTTCAGCCTGCACCAGGCGGAACACCTGCTTATAAAGGTATGGCTGATGCTGAACCTGAAGATCGATCAGTGACCCGCAATCGTGGTGATCGTGATCTGGCTAGTAACGGACGCCGAACTCCAGCTGCGGCTCCTGTCAAGGTTGCGGCAGCTGTGTCAGCAACGTCGACTACGAAGAAGGTTGCAGATCAAGCCAATGTCAAGACTCAATCTGAACCTGAGTCAGCAGAGGTGCCTTCCGGTCGTACACGCCGTCGCCGCTCAGCGGCGGCTTAA
- the tilS gene encoding tRNA lysidine(34) synthetase TilS codes for MASSSSTQLPWSAWHARLHHKLLANPDLLPAKASLLIAVSGGQDSMALLGLLIDLQRKHGWSLEVWHGDHNWHKQSATIATELKNWCESHNLSFCSDQAKPGQTNNEATARHWRYEQLTLHAERLSSNNPNHPCRYVLTGHTSSDRAETLLLNLARGTDLAGLSSMRQCRPISKDHPHKNVQLIRPLLGFSREDTALICSELGLPIWLDPANSNPDFSRNRVRQEVLPVLESLHPGCSLRMAALAERLNHHHADQQAIAMLALNNLSKQNGLCRKDLAQLPITARTTLLAYWLKRSGAPSLPAVQLEQISQSIAPGKPPGSLHLAQGWKVQWQRNSVQLEHHD; via the coding sequence ATGGCCTCATCCAGCTCAACGCAACTGCCCTGGAGCGCCTGGCACGCGCGTCTCCATCACAAACTGCTAGCAAATCCAGATCTACTGCCAGCAAAAGCCTCACTCTTGATCGCCGTGTCCGGCGGTCAAGATTCAATGGCCCTGCTTGGTCTATTGATCGATCTGCAACGCAAACATGGCTGGTCTTTAGAGGTATGGCATGGCGACCACAACTGGCATAAACAATCAGCAACGATCGCAACTGAACTCAAAAATTGGTGTGAATCACACAACTTGAGCTTCTGCTCTGATCAAGCCAAACCTGGACAAACCAACAACGAAGCCACAGCGCGACATTGGCGATATGAACAACTGACACTTCACGCAGAACGTTTGTCATCCAACAACCCCAACCATCCATGCCGGTATGTGCTCACAGGCCACACCAGTTCTGATCGAGCTGAAACCTTGCTGCTCAACCTTGCCCGAGGTACCGACCTCGCGGGACTGAGCAGCATGCGCCAATGCAGGCCCATCAGCAAAGACCATCCTCACAAAAACGTGCAGCTCATACGCCCTTTGCTGGGGTTCTCGCGTGAGGACACCGCCTTGATTTGCAGCGAGCTGGGCTTACCTATTTGGCTTGATCCTGCCAATTCCAATCCAGACTTCAGCCGCAACCGAGTCCGCCAAGAAGTACTCCCAGTACTGGAATCTCTCCATCCTGGCTGCAGCTTGCGCATGGCCGCTCTCGCCGAAAGGCTCAACCATCACCATGCGGACCAGCAAGCGATCGCCATGCTGGCTCTAAACAACCTCAGCAAGCAAAACGGCCTTTGTCGTAAGGACCTTGCCCAACTACCGATCACAGCAAGAACAACTCTGTTGGCCTATTGGCTCAAGCGATCAGGAGCACCAAGTCTGCCAGCAGTCCAACTTGAACAGATCAGCCAAAGCATTGCCCCCGGCAAACCACCTGGATCTCTACACCTCGCGCAGGGCTGGAAAGTCCAATGGCAGCGAAACTCGGTACAACTAGAACATCACGACTGA
- a CDS encoding DUF561 domain-containing protein, producing MTRLAQLPTHLRQRLEQRSALKVIAGLMNFEALSVAQVARAAGHGGADLIDVACDPELVQLAIRESAGVPVCVSAVDPELFPAAVAAGAAMVEIGNFDTFYPQGRIFGAAEVLELTRLTRVLLPGVVLSVTVPHVLPMDQQEQLAVDLVAAGADLIQTEGGTSAKPFSAGSLGLIEKAAPTLAAAHSISTALKAADRVVPVLCASGLSAVTVPMAIAAGAAGVGVGSAVNRLNDELAMVAVVRGLREALSAPKFALIH from the coding sequence ATGACCCGTCTCGCTCAGTTGCCAACACACTTGCGTCAGCGTCTCGAGCAGCGCTCGGCCCTCAAGGTGATCGCTGGTTTGATGAATTTTGAGGCCCTCTCGGTGGCGCAGGTCGCGCGGGCTGCTGGCCACGGTGGCGCTGATCTGATTGATGTGGCTTGTGATCCAGAGCTAGTGCAACTGGCGATCAGGGAATCCGCTGGAGTTCCGGTTTGTGTGTCAGCGGTGGATCCTGAGCTGTTCCCTGCAGCGGTTGCAGCTGGTGCTGCCATGGTGGAAATTGGAAATTTCGATACTTTTTATCCTCAGGGCCGGATCTTTGGTGCCGCCGAAGTCTTGGAGCTGACTCGTTTAACCAGGGTGTTGTTGCCTGGGGTGGTGTTGAGTGTGACCGTGCCCCATGTGTTGCCGATGGATCAGCAGGAGCAACTGGCAGTGGATCTGGTTGCTGCCGGTGCTGATCTGATTCAGACGGAGGGCGGCACGAGCGCTAAACCATTTAGTGCTGGAAGTCTTGGCTTGATTGAGAAAGCTGCTCCCACTTTGGCTGCTGCACACAGCATTTCTACCGCACTGAAGGCTGCTGATCGGGTAGTTCCTGTGCTTTGTGCTTCTGGTTTATCGGCAGTGACGGTGCCCATGGCTATTGCTGCTGGTGCTGCTGGTGTCGGTGTTGGATCGGCGGTGAATCGTCTCAATGATGAGCTGGCGATGGTTGCTGTTGTGCGGGGCTTGCGTGAAGCTCTCAGTGCGCCCAAATTTGCATTAATTCACTAG
- a CDS encoding phage holin family protein, translating into MFGSLGWLLQWPIRALILLLVAALPLGIEMANFSTALWSAVMIGLLGTLLIVPLKLLLGPFWAITSLGGLIWPVSFLFNWLITVLLFALAAWLINGFRLKNGLLSAICGAVFYSVVSTIVLRSLGIADVEFTRAALLSA; encoded by the coding sequence ATGTTTGGATCGCTCGGCTGGTTGCTGCAATGGCCCATTCGGGCCCTCATTTTGTTATTGGTTGCTGCGTTGCCCCTTGGCATTGAGATGGCCAATTTCAGCACAGCTTTATGGTCGGCGGTGATGATTGGCCTATTGGGTACGTTGTTGATCGTGCCTCTCAAGTTGCTGTTGGGTCCATTCTGGGCAATTACGTCCTTGGGGGGGCTGATCTGGCCAGTGTCGTTTTTGTTCAACTGGTTGATCACGGTCCTTTTATTTGCTCTGGCAGCCTGGCTGATTAATGGTTTTCGGCTCAAGAACGGTTTGCTTAGTGCCATCTGCGGCGCTGTCTTTTACAGCGTTGTGAGCACGATCGTGTTGCGATCTCTCGGCATCGCTGATGTTGAGTTCACGAGAGCTGCTTTGCTTTCAGCCTGA
- the uvrB gene encoding excinuclease ABC subunit UvrB yields the protein MPKYHLKAPYSPKGDQPTAIARLVEGVNQGQRYQTLLGATGTGKTFTIANLIAQTGRPALVLAHNKTLAAQLCNEFREFFPDNSVEYFISYYDYYQPEAYVPVSDTYIAKTSSINEEIDMLRHSATRSLFERNDVIVVASISCIYGLGIPSEYLKAAVKFKVGETLNIRSALRELVENQYSRNDIDITRGRFRVRGDVLEIGPAYEDRLVRIELFGDEVEAIRYLDPTTGEILQSLEAINIYPAKHFVTPKERLNVAVQAIRDELRGRLQFLNEQGKLLEAQRLEQRTTYDLEMLREVGYCNGVENYARHLAGRSAGTPPECLIDYFPEDWLLVVDESHVTCSQLKAMYNGDQARKKVLIEHGFRLPSAADNRPLKSEEFWSKARQTVFVSATPGDWELKQSDGHLAEQVIRPTGVLDPLVEVRPTQGQVDDLLAEIRIRAEKQERVLITTLTKRMAEDLTDYLAENDVRVRYLHSEIHSIERIEIIQDLRLGEYDVLVGVNLLREGLDLPEVSLVVILDADKEGFLRAERSLIQTIGRAARHVDGMALLYADNLTDSMSRAISETERRREIQKAYNELNGIVPRPAGKRASNSILSFLELSRRLQTDGKDADLVQITGRAVDALDSDQDAGLALDALPELIDQLETKMKEAAKNLNFEEAASLRDRIKKFRQKLIRNT from the coding sequence ATGCCGAAGTATCACCTCAAGGCGCCCTATAGCCCGAAGGGGGATCAGCCCACTGCGATTGCTCGGTTGGTGGAGGGGGTCAATCAGGGCCAGCGTTATCAGACGCTTTTAGGAGCTACCGGTACGGGTAAGACATTCACGATTGCCAATTTGATTGCTCAGACTGGCCGACCGGCTCTTGTCTTGGCTCATAACAAGACGCTTGCTGCCCAACTTTGCAATGAGTTTAGGGAGTTCTTTCCTGATAATTCTGTTGAATATTTTATTTCTTACTATGATTATTATCAACCCGAGGCTTACGTGCCTGTTAGTGATACGTATATAGCCAAGACATCTTCAATTAATGAAGAAATTGATATGCTGCGTCATTCAGCAACGCGCTCGTTATTTGAGCGAAATGATGTCATTGTAGTAGCTTCAATCAGCTGCATTTATGGCCTAGGAATACCAAGTGAATATCTAAAAGCTGCTGTCAAGTTTAAAGTTGGTGAAACACTCAATATCCGCAGTGCATTACGGGAGTTGGTTGAGAACCAATATAGCCGTAATGATATTGACATTACGCGGGGTCGCTTTCGCGTGAGAGGGGATGTTTTGGAGATTGGCCCTGCTTATGAAGATCGGCTAGTACGGATTGAGCTTTTTGGTGATGAGGTAGAGGCAATCCGTTATCTGGACCCAACAACAGGTGAGATTTTGCAAAGCTTGGAAGCCATTAATATTTATCCGGCCAAGCATTTTGTGACTCCCAAAGAGCGACTCAATGTTGCAGTTCAAGCGATTCGTGATGAGCTGCGTGGGCGTTTGCAGTTTCTCAATGAACAAGGCAAGCTTTTGGAAGCGCAGCGTTTGGAGCAACGCACTACCTACGACTTGGAGATGTTACGGGAGGTTGGTTATTGTAATGGTGTTGAAAACTATGCCCGCCATCTGGCTGGTCGTTCTGCGGGAACGCCTCCTGAATGTTTGATTGACTATTTCCCTGAGGATTGGTTACTGGTTGTGGATGAAAGTCATGTAACCTGTTCTCAGCTTAAGGCGATGTACAACGGCGATCAAGCTCGTAAGAAAGTTTTGATTGAGCATGGTTTTCGATTGCCTAGTGCTGCTGATAATCGCCCTCTCAAGAGTGAGGAATTCTGGAGTAAGGCGAGGCAAACTGTATTTGTTAGTGCGACGCCAGGTGATTGGGAGCTTAAGCAGAGTGATGGTCATTTGGCTGAACAGGTGATTCGGCCCACAGGGGTTCTTGATCCCTTGGTGGAAGTGCGACCGACTCAAGGCCAGGTCGATGACTTGTTGGCAGAAATCCGTATCAGAGCAGAGAAGCAGGAGAGAGTGTTAATCACCACCCTGACCAAACGTATGGCGGAAGACCTTACAGATTATCTAGCGGAGAATGATGTGCGCGTTCGTTATTTACACTCGGAGATCCATTCCATCGAGCGGATTGAGATTATTCAGGATTTGAGATTAGGTGAATATGATGTTCTTGTTGGTGTCAATCTTCTCCGAGAAGGTTTGGATCTTCCGGAGGTGTCATTAGTGGTCATTCTTGATGCTGATAAGGAAGGTTTCTTGCGAGCGGAGCGGTCGTTGATTCAGACCATTGGTCGTGCGGCAAGGCATGTGGATGGGATGGCACTTCTTTATGCAGATAACTTGACAGATTCGATGTCAAGAGCGATTAGTGAAACAGAGCGAAGACGCGAGATTCAAAAGGCTTACAACGAACTGAATGGCATCGTGCCAAGGCCAGCGGGTAAGAGAGCGAGTAATTCGATTCTCTCGTTTCTCGAGTTATCAAGGCGCTTACAGACAGATGGTAAAGATGCTGACTTGGTTCAGATTACTGGGCGGGCTGTTGATGCGCTTGATTCAGATCAGGATGCTGGCTTAGCCCTTGATGCTTTACCTGAGTTGATTGATCAGCTCGAAACAAAGATGAAAGAAGCTGCCAAGAATCTTAATTTTGAGGAAGCAGCAAGCCTGCGCGATCGCATCAAGAAGTTCAGGCAGAAGCTGATTCGCAATACTTGA